In Xenopus laevis strain J_2021 chromosome 2S, Xenopus_laevis_v10.1, whole genome shotgun sequence, a genomic segment contains:
- the fabp3.S gene encoding fatty acid binding protein 3 S homeolog: MEKFAGTWRLVDSKNFDEYMKAIGVGFATRQIGNVTKPTTIISLDGDKIIVQTQSTFKNTEVSFKLNEEFNETTADDRKCKSLVTLEDGKLKHVQKWDGKETTLIREVDGDKLVLTLTLADVVSSRHYEKA; this comes from the exons ATGGAGAAATTTGCAGGAACCTGGCGGCTAGTGGACAGCAAGAATTTTGATGAATATATGAAAGCTATTG gAGTAGGATTTGCTACCAGGCAAATTGGAAACGTTACCAAACCTACAACTATAATAAGCTTGGATGGGGACAAAATCATAGTGCAGACGCAGAGTACTTTCAAAAACACAGAGGTCAGCTTCAAACTAAATGAGGAATTTAACGAGACCACTGCAGATGATCGGAAATGCAAG TCACTGGTAACTCTAGAAGATGGGAAATTGAAACATGTGCAGAAGTGGGATGGTAAAGAGACCACACTTATAAGGGAGGTTGATGGAGACAAACTAGTACTG ACTTTAACCTTGGCAGATGTGGTCAGCTCACGTCACTACGAAAAAGCCTGA
- the LOC108708924 gene encoding trichohyalin: protein MLYFFHLFPFRTSQQEGIKEENKQGEQQEEEKQHEERQEEEEQQEQKKQVEEKKEQQEEEELQEEYKKEQEEDEHQGKDEHQEEDEQQQELQEEENKEQQEEDEHLEEEKEQQEEDEHLEELHKEEKKQQEEDEHMEKQQEEKMEQQEEDEHLEEQQEEEKEQQVEDENLEEQREEEKEQQEEDEHLEDLQKEKKKEQQEEDEQPEELQEEQKKEQEEDEHQKELQEEEEQQQEDEHLEEQQEEDEHLEELHKEEKEQQEEDEHMEKQQEEKMEQQEEDEHLEEQQEEEKEQPVEAENLEEQREEEKEQQEEDEHLEDLQKEKKKEQQEQDEQQEELQEEQKKEQEEDEHQKELQEEEEQQQELQEEEQQEEDEHLKEQQEEDEHLEDLQKEKKKEQQEEDEQQEELQEEQKKEQKEDEHQKELQEEEEQQQELQEGEKKEQQEEDEHLEEQQEGEKKEQQEEEKHQEEQKKEEKDVPAEVKPRLTLKRRVTKRLHRIWVIYRFTGFIFSTCLLTFTFWPLKGLFTFELSFSMVFPPESSSGVVDPPLLPDP from the exons ATGTTATATTTTTTCCATCTTTTCCCTTTTAGGACCAGTCAACAAGAAGGAATCAAGGAAGAAAACAAGCAAGGGGAGCAGCAGGAAGAGGAAAAACAGCATGAGGAGCGTCAGGAAGAGGAAGAACAGCAGGAGCAGAAGAAGCAGGTAGAGGAGAAGaaggagcagcaggaggaggaggagctgcAGGAAGAGTACAAGAAGGAGCAGGAAGAGGATGAACATCAGGGGAAGGATGAACATCAAGAAGAGGATGAACAACAGCAGGAGCTGCAGGAAGAGGAGAATaaggagcagcaggaggaggatgaACATCTGGAAGAGGAGAAGGAGCAGCAAGAGGAGGATGAACATCTGGAGGAGCTGCATAAAGAGGAGAagaagcagcaggaggaggatgaACATATGGAGAAGCAACAGGAAGAGAAGAtggagcagcaggaggaggatgaACATCTTGAGGAGCAacaggaagaagagaaggagCAGCAGGTGGAGGATGAAAATCTGGAGGAACAGCGAGAAGAGGAGaaggagcagcaggaggaggatgaACATCTGGAGGacctgcagaaagaaaagaagaaggagcagcaggaggaggatgaACAACCGGAGGAGCTGCAGGAAGAGCAGAAGAAGGAGCAGGAGGAGGATGAACATCAGAAGGAGCTGCAGGAGGAGGAAGAACAACAGCAGGAGGATGAACATCTGGaggagcagcaggaggaggatgaACATCTGGAGGAGCTGCATAAAGAGGAGaaggagcagcaggaggaggatgaACATATGGAGAAGCAACAGGAAGAGAAGAtggagcagcaggaggaggatgaACATCTTGAGGAGCAacaggaagaagagaaggagCAGCCGGTGGAGGCTGAAAATCTGGAGGAGCAGCGAGAAGAGGAGaaggagcagcaggaggaggatgaACATCTGGAGGacctgcagaaagagaagaagaaggagcAGCAGGAGCAGGATGAACAACAGGAGGAGCTGCAGGAAGAGCAGAAGAAGGAGCAGGAGGAGGATGAACATCAGAAGGAGCTGCAGGAGGAGGAAGAACAACAGCAGGAGCTGCAGGAAGaggagcagcaggaggaggatgaACATCTGaaggagcagcaggaggaggatgaACATCTGGAGGacctgcagaaagagaagaagaaggagcagcaggaggaggatgaACAACAGGAGGAGCTGCAGGAAGAGCAGAAGAAGGAGCAGAAGGAGGATGAACATCAGAAGGAGCTGCAAGAGGAGGAAGAACAACAGCAGGAGCTGCAGGAAGGGGAGAAGaaggagcagcaggaggaggatgaACATCTGGAGGAGCAGCAGGAAGGGGAGAAGaaggagcagcaggaggaggaaaaacatcaggaggagcagaagaaagaagagaaagatgtTCCTGCTGAAGTAAAACCACGCCTAACCCTGAAAAGAAGGGTTACCAAGAGATTGCACCGGATTTGGGTAATATATCGATTTACTGGCTTTATCTTTTCAACATGTCTGCTCACTTTTACTTTCTggcctttaaaagggttgttcacctttgaattaagttttagtatggt gTTTCCACCAGAAAGCTCTTCAGGTGTCGTCGACCCACCACTACTCCCTGATCCCTGA